A segment of the Penaeus monodon isolate SGIC_2016 chromosome 38, NSTDA_Pmon_1, whole genome shotgun sequence genome:
CCAAGGCTcgtactacgtgcagcttcccgacACTCGCTTGCAGACTGTCAAGTactacgtggacggcgactcTGGCTACGTGGCCGAGGTGgagtacgagggcgaggctcagcaTCCTGAGTCCGAGGAGTATCGCGTGTCTCGAGGCCGATACTCAGCCCCTGACTCAAGCGAAGAAGACTCGTCCGAAACGGTCGTTCGAGCTCCCTCAAGATTTTATGGCTCACCTTTGTAAAGCTGAGAGAAAAAAGGCGGATCTCGATGCGACGGCCATGATTCCATATGGAGATGATGtgaatttaatttatttgtatatttaatgtgTAGTAAAATAGTACGAGCATAGTAACCTAGAATGCTTATTCCAGACAACCTAATTGATACGTTCTTGGTTTGGTCTCATCTTAATATGGAAATGAATTAGCATTTCAGTGCGAGATATTGtagtataaatgaatgaaaatgataaatgaaaagcaCATCTTGctacataatgataatgctaaaaataatgaggatactgAAATGAATGCTAATACCAAAGCAAATAGTTATCACTGAAGTTATGACTGATTTATACACCCAAAGTACATCAGTGATGCAACAGTGACAATACAGTGACTTCTACTGATGAACTTTCTATTaagcaacaaaataatgataaccagaAAAAAGTGATGTTATTAGTAATGACCGtggtaataatcatgattttgatgacatgagtagtagtaataatgataatcatatttattattattgttgttgttttcatcattatcaatattgatttattattatcgctattattatgatgacatcttttcactattattacaattattgttattattattgttgcttatcatcattattatcaccgtcacttctatcattataaaaaaaatattatatcaatgttaataataatagtgaaattgataatcaaagtaataattatatattgctgATATAACAGTTAtaagtaaattttcatttctttttccaatGCCTATCAAAACAAAGCATTTGGTTAAGCAAATGTGCGATTACATCATAAATACCTGAACTTATTGAGGAAGTGACTGAATAAGCGAAACAATAATCGTTTCTAATGAGTGAGGCACTTGTGTAATTTCCATATGGCATGGAGAAAATGTTTGCCTTTTTCCTGcaaaacagcatatatatatatatatatatatatatatatatatatatacatatatatatatatatatatatatatatatatatatatatatatatattagccactgggtgggcaagctagcccaagtcagtactggtcccaagcccggttaaatagagagaatgattacttaaaagataacaccggcactctccgtggaaaggaactggggaccctaccacgtactcactccaagagcatcacaacatgaaaactacaattaagtatcatgctgtgaccacggcggctcaaacatgaccctataccgtaaaaaaaaaaaaaaaaaaaaaaaaaaatatatatatatatatatatatatatatatatatatatatatatatatatatataattgtatgtatatacacacatacatatgtgtgtgtgtttatatgatattacatatgtgtgtgtgtgtatgtgcgtgtgtgtgtgtgtgtttgtgtgcgtttgtgtgtgtattcacacatatatacccagaaccacaaatatatacattttagtaatttggtgtgtgtaatatgtgtgtttacacacacacaattacacacacacacatacatacatacatatatatatatatatatatatatatatatatatatatatatatatatattatagatatagatgtgtatatgcatatatatatagagatacgtatatatatatatatacatatatatatatatatatatatatatatatatatatatatatatatatatatatatatatatatatacgcatatatatacatatatatgtgggcacacagacacacacacacacgcacatatatatatatatatatatatatatatatatatatatatatatatatatatatatatgattttttctctctctttaacagtaggtgaaataatatttatagaaaacCCTTTCAATTTTATAGCTTTATGATTAAACTTTGAATAAAGGTGAATCCTAAATGACTTCAAAAATGCCTTAAACTTCTATAAGCATATCTCCTTTCACTTATATAGAAAGGACTACCTCTTTCAAGCTCCAAATATTAATGggtattaaatatatgaaaatcctTATTCGAGAGTCTTTCTTGTTAACTGAATTTAGATTCATGACATATTTCtatgattaaaacaaaattaagagcGAGAAACACATGAAAAGGCCGAAGGTGTTTGCGCTGTTTTCCTTCTTCACGGTTTAACGAACAAGAGATACACAAAGGTAAATCTACATGTGCTCTGTCAGGTCGTATCGATGAACACTCGTGCGATGATCTTGAATGATTTGTGGCTCACTTTTGTGGTGTTAAAGTTGTTGATTAATTGTATTAACACTGCTTCTACCATTTTCCTTTAATGTAGGGCCAAGCCTCGCTTAAAGACGGAATTTTGCGATCACTTTGGGTAGTGGCCGTCGGTATCGACCTGAACAACGAAGGCATGGCCTCGAAGAGCGCTGCGGTgtttggtcgattcgttgttcgtggagtcCCTGTCTTGTCGAACCTATTTATATAATGTCGCAGTCGCTGCAAGGGGTACTGTACAGATGGCTAATAGGTCTGCTGCGGTCCGAATTCTAAGATGTCTTGTGGGGCGGCACTTTTGGGTCTGTTCATTGTTTACTCTGCATTGCGCCTAAGGTGGGTCAGCAAGGAGCATGGGTACAGGGAGAGCAAAAATGTATTTCCTCTAGGAACTTCGAACTGTATAGACGCCGTCCGTGTTGACgtaaacaacgaaggcgctcttCTTACCATAGTGTTGGAGGCCACACTGAGGATGTCGCCTTACTACATTGTTCCCCACGATGTTTCGGTGACTGTCTGCCTCGAGGGCTTCCATGAAGATTTATGATTAGATCTTtaatatacttattgttatttaagAGACACTATATACTGACTGATTTTTtaactttctatatattttaacattttaatcctaTAAAGTATTCGTCGCTAAtgcccttagctgttgacacggcagatttTAGTCAATCAGTCCATGGAAAGGATTGCTGAAAGTGGTGGGCCTCAAGATTTTTTGGGAGTCGATAAGGAGCGTCTTGATAATTACTCAGATCGTCGCCgagcatatacatgtgtgtatatatatatatatatatatatatatatatatatacatatatatatatatttatatatatatacatatatatgtgtatatatatgcatatatgtatatatatacatacatacatagctataCATGTgtctacaaacacacgcacacacgtatgtacgtgtatttagatgtatacatatacatatatttacacacatatatattcgtatgataATTTCAACGATAGCAAACACAAGAACGGTAAaacacatgaagcatttatataaagaaacaaaaataaaaatcaaattacaGTTAAAGGTAGAAATATCCACCCaccaatatatgtaaattatcgtTTTTATATTTCGATACAAAAATATGCTAAAGACTCACACCACAAAATTTACTCCTGAGTCCTGCAGATTTTTCTAACAAGAAATAAAGTAATGTAGTAAAGTACATGAAATAAATTGGTACCGTTGGGAGAATTCTAATGACCACTAGAGTCAACTTGCAAAATCGAGGAAAAAACAGGTCATCGCCTCGTGTCGCCTTCCCATCGACCGTATAAATTCGGCGCGGCGGTGGCGAATTGGGTCAGTGTTTCCACGTCTCTGGTCGCACCATGAACACTCGGGTGAGCTGCTGCGGTTTGTCACCAACTGCTTTCATATGTAGAACTGCAATTCAGTGAAAGGATTGAGGACTAATTCATTTTGAATAACGTTATCATGGGCAACAATTTCGTTTCCTCTTTAGCTCGTCCTCCTGCTGGCTCTCGCTGCCGTTGCTGCGTCGGATTCTCAACCTTCGTCCTTCTACGGTGTCCCGCGAGTTAGAACTCAAGTAAATAGTGAACGTTATTGCCCTTATCTCTGCAGTATTTTGAGTAATACTTTCATATGTTACCCTAAATGGGAAAGGCATACTGAggcaatattttaaaagtaaagcaATGGTTATTTTGTGTTCCAGGTATCAGATGACTCTGCCGAAACGTCCTCAGAGAGTCGCCACATCTACCGTAGTCATGATGTAAGTTTACGGGTGTCGGCGGACCATTGTTAATGACCTTGGTTGTTAACgcgacagataattttaaataagtaaTCAATCAATCGCCGGATCATCATAGAAACAAACAAGGCAATGCATCATAATCTAATCTAATAACATTCCTATTTACAGAGATCTGATGAAGTTCTTGGAATCGTAGAGATGCTATCGGAGGCAACGAAATTTACCAGAAAATCATACATTTTACTTATGTATTTACAGAGATCTGACGAAGATTCTGTTGAATATGCACCTGCAAAGTACGACTTCGACTGGGCCGTGAAGCACGACTACTCCGGCAACCACTTCGGCCATCAGGAGTCCCGCGACGGAGACTACACCCAAGGCTcgtactacgtgcagcttcccgacACTCGCTTGCAGACTGTCAAGTactacgtgg
Coding sequences within it:
- the LOC119596936 gene encoding cuticle protein-like is translated as MNTRLVLLLALAAVAASDSQPSSFYGVPRVRTQVSDDSAETSSESRHIYRSHDRSDEDSVEYAPAKYDFDWAVKHDYSGNHFGHQESRDGDYTQGSYYVQLPDTRLQTVKYYVDGDSGYVAEVEYEGEAQHPESEEYRVSRGRYSAPDSSEEDSSETVVRAPSRFYGSPL